The sequence TCTcgatcacttttttttttttttccatttttttttccactttTTTTCCATTTCCCCTcctcaattttttaatttattattttttttatttgtgtgAATGTGtatgtatatatttatatatatatactgattattattattataaattaataataataataataataataataataataataataataataataataataataataataataataataataataataataataataataataataataataataataataataataataataataataataataataataataataataatagtcagGATTAACAGAAGATGTAAGAAATTCAAAGATATCATTAGAAGAAGCAGAGAAAATAATGTTAGAATTTGTGAGAAAGCATACAGATAAAGGAATTTGTCCATTAGCAGGTAATACAGTTCATGAAGATAGAAGATTCTTATTAAAGGAAATGCCAACATTTGCAGAGCATTTACATTATCGTATTATTGATGtttcaacaattaaagaGTTATCAAGAAGATGGTATCCATACATTCCATCACCAAAAAAAGTTTGTGGTCATCGTGCATTACAAGATATTGAAGAAAGtattgaagaattaaaatcttATCGTGTTactgtttttaaataaataagtaataaataataattttaatacaaaataataatgtatttaaataaataaaataaaataaaaaaaaagaaagaaaacaaagaaaagaaagaaagaataatatattattatattttatatttatatatatatttattttttattttttattttttattattattattattattattattattattattattattattatttattttctttatatgtttatatattttataaagttGGTTGAGGAATTGGAGGTGGATTTTTGTGACCTTTTGGATGAGGTAATGGGAAATCATCCATATTTGGTAAAACCATCATTTCGAAAACTTCagcttttaatttattgacAATGATTTTTGCTAATTTTGGCATATTTGTGAAATAACCAGTTTTAGATTGACCAATTGAAGTATCGATTGATAATTCACATTCAGGTTCTTCATAGAAACCAATCCAAAGTCTTTtagttggtgttggtaaACATTGTACATTTAATCTACCttgtaatgatttaattaatactgAAATTACAAATGGAATTGTAACTGAATGATTACGGAAACTAATCATaacttcaattttaattgttaaagTGAATCCACCATGATATGTAATTGCTATATCTGCActctataattattattatttttattattaaataaaataaaaatgaattaataattacatatttaaaatatatatatatatatatatatatttttaaaacttacaAATTCACCTTGTGGTGTTAAATATAAAAGTTTAGCATCATTTAAAACTGGAATATTTGGACCGAAATCT comes from Dictyostelium discoideum AX4 chromosome 2 chromosome, whole genome shotgun sequence and encodes:
- the rexo2-1 gene encoding RNA exonuclease 2 produces the protein MSTTPTYNHPVINERSKRMVWVDLEMTGLDISKDVILEMAIVITDAELNVIEKGPNLVIHRSDEVLKNMNDWCIEHHGKSGLTEDVRNSKISLEEAEKIMLEFVRKHTDKGICPLAGNTVHEDRRFLLKEMPTFAEHLHYRIIDVSTIKELSRRWYPYIPSPKKVCGHRALQDIEESIEELKSYRVTVFK